In Caldisericia bacterium, the sequence CTAATACAGGAAAAAATGAACATTTATTTGGACTTGATTTAATTTTAAAAAATTCTGGAAAACATATCAAAGATTTAAATTTTTTAACAATTTTATCAGGTCCTGGTTCATTTACAGGTTTAAGAATAGGTTTTACATTTGCAAAAACAATTAATTATATTTTTAAAATACCAGTTGTATCAATTGATGTATTTGAAGTTATAAAAGAAAGTATTAATATAAAAAATTATGTTATTGTTATTAATGCAGGAATTAAGGAACTCATCACTTTTGATGGAGAGAATATTAAAATAATAAAAATTGATGAATTATTAAATGTCTCAAAAGATAAAATAATAATTTTTCCAGAGTATTATCTGTTTAGCGAATTCAAAATAGGTATTTATCTAAATATAGATACTTATATGCTTGGAAAAATTGGATTAAATAAATTTAAAATGGGAGAAGTTTTTAACTATAAAAATTTAAATCCATTTTATCTTAAAGATGCTGAATCAATTTTTAAAAAATTTAAATAAATTGGAGGAAATTAATGGATAGAAAAAGTTTAATTAGAGAGATAGAAAAAATAAGAAATTCTAAACTTCTTGTTTACTTTCTTGGACCAAATTCAAATATTGCCCAAGATGCAGTTGAAGTTTTATATAATCATTTAAGAGTTTTAGGAAAGGTAGATAACTTAGATCTATTTTTACATACCTTTGGTGGAATTCTTGAAATCCCTCCAAAGATAGTTTCAATTATGAGAGAATTTTCAAAACATTTTTCTGTTTTAATTCCATATAGAGCACACTCTGCAGGAACTTTAATAGCAATTGGTGCTGATGAAATAATAATGGGAAAAATGTCAGAATTAACACCAGTAGATCCGCAAACAAGATCACCACTTAATCCTAAAGATCCAAAAGGTGAAATTACTTTTGTTGCAGTTCAAGATTTAATATCATTTTTTAAATTTGTAGATAAAGTAGGAATTGAAAAAAAAGAGGAAATTTTTAAAAGTTTACTCGAAAATCTTCACCCACTTGTTATTGGAACAGTAAATAGATCTTGGTCTTTGATAAAACATATCATGAATAGATTATTATCTCATAGTAATTATAATGATAAAGAGAAAGAAGAAATTATAGAACTTTTATCAGGAGGTCTTCCATCGCACAATTATTTAATTACAAGAAAGGAAGCAAAAGAAATATTAAAAGATAAGGTTATATTTGCATCAGAGGAGCTTGAAACATTAATGTGGGATTTATATGTTCAATATATGATTCTCTTTAATCCAAATGTCCCTTATGTGTTTGATCCTCTATTTAACAGAGAAGTTAAAAAAGTAAATATTGCAGCAATTGAAACCTTAAATACTAATTCTTTGTTTATCCAAGTATTTGATAAAAAGGTAGAGGATGGAAAAATTATTGAAATACCGATTATCGGTAGATGGGTTGATGTTAAGTAAATTCTTTTTTTAAATATCTAAATAGATACATTGAAATAGGAACACAAAGAACAATTGCAACAATCGCTTCTGGAATTCCATGAATTATTCCAACACTGATTGCTTGTTGTAAATTTATAACTTTAAAAATTACACCTAATCCAAGGGTTATTATAGTATTTGTTATACTTCCTATAAAAGAAGCTAAAGTTAAGGAAACAATTAAAGGTTTCCCTTTTGATATATAAAGATAAAATAAAACTGCAGGAACAAAAGAAATTGCAGCAGAAATATAATAAATTTTAATATACTGTTGAATAATCCAAAAAATAATTAAAAATAAAATAATGCTTACAATTAAATGTATAATTATAGAATTTAGCTTTTTTTCTTGTTTTAAAATTTTATATAGTGAATAAAAAACAAATGCTGAA encodes:
- a CDS encoding tRNA (adenosine(37)-N6)-threonylcarbamoyltransferase complex dimerization subunit type 1 TsaB → MLHVSLNTAIEPYSISLLEDEKFLSGYSWIFSNTGKNEHLFGLDLILKNSGKHIKDLNFLTILSGPGSFTGLRIGFTFAKTINYIFKIPVVSIDVFEVIKESINIKNYVIVINAGIKELITFDGENIKIIKIDELLNVSKDKIIIFPEYYLFSEFKIGIYLNIDTYMLGKIGLNKFKMGEVFNYKNLNPFYLKDAESIFKKFK
- a CDS encoding ECF transporter S component, with protein sequence MNTKIREITLVGVLGAITIILGFTQWGYIPLPTPAGAATIMHIPVIITGIVLGAKYGALVGTIFGISVVYAFGSMFPIWVLFPARPLIGVFSAFVFYSLYKILKQEKKLNSIIIHLIVSIILFLIIFWIIQQYIKIYYISAAISFVPAVLFYLYISKGKPLIVSLTLASFIGSITNTIITLGLGVIFKVINLQQAISVGIIHGIPEAIVAIVLCVPISMYLFRYLKKEFT